The genomic segment TTGAGACCCTGGTGTGATGGATCTGCGGTGATGTTGCCTGCCTGTTTCCTGACTTTGGATTTGAATTGAGGGCAAGTCTGCATTAATAATTTCTTTCTATAGAGCTCACTGTCCTGTTTTATGGCTGATCCAAACCGTGCAGTGATGGACGAGCAGACTGGATTATTGCAGTATATTTTCCTGGAACACTGTGGATCCCAGAAACCTGAAGGTTTCCACAGCAGACAGTGCTGTTAAGTAACTTCATGGGGGACAATGGAAACAGCTCCTCCTGTCATCACTCTTCGAGTTCTGAGCATAATCATCTCTAACTGCACCACAGAGCCAGCTGTTCAACACCACGTCTGTATGCAAACTCATTGCTGTTCTTGATGAGCCAGATAACTGTCATGTCATGGCTGCAAACTGAACTGCAGTCATTTGTGTTTAGGGAGAAGAGCAGACGAGAGGCCACACCCCTGGGAGGGGAAGTGCTGATTAACGCCAGCCACacctgctgcttcctgtctgtTAGAATAATGTGCGTTGTCTTCATGTCGtcacatttttaacttttttgtgATCTCGCTCTAGCTGTGTGTCTTTGCCGGCCTTTGTATCATGACATAAACTACAGCAGTCATGCAGTTTGTCTTGACAAATGTCATGTCTGGTCAACAGTAGCAGGTCAGAAGTAATCAGGAGTTTGTGGAGAGTTGAGGCAGACACATGGCGAGGAAGAGGAAGATGGGGGCAGGGTTACTTTTAGTTGGCCCAAAATATAAACTGAGGAAACACGGCTGTGCACACAACCACATCACCCCAGCCATGAAAAGAAGAACTCAGAGTTTCAATTTCTTAAAGATGACTTCAGCATTTAGGACCAACAACATGAAAAGCTGTTTCCTGCTCATTATGTTCCTACTGACAGGTAAAAACTATAACTATGGCTTCATTACTGATACAGAGAGATGTGTTACTGCATCTTAAGCAAGTAGCTTGAATCAGTACATCCTGTGGGCTGGTATGGCTGCAGCTCTTTTTGAATATATTGAACATGAGCTTAACAGACTCACTGCTCCACTTTTTTAACCACGGCACATTTTTCACTTAACAAACATAAGCTATAACCAGATAATACGTTATTGTTTTCTGCACTTCGTTGTAATGCAGGAGTGaaagtaaaattaaaagtgAATGAAGCTCCTGGAGCCTTGAATTATGACAAAAACTGATTGGTCCAGCTAATTAAAAATATGCAATAAAAGTTACAGCAGACATGTTTTGGCCTCATCACAATTATACAAAAAGATGAAATAAGTCCAAATGCAGTTGTGAAAGTTCAGATTTATCGTTTTTATTATTGATATATGATAATATTACATAATATGTTATTAATTAATCTTAATGATGCACTAATGCAGACAGACTGTGTTAGAACGTGTCTTTACAGTTTTGTTTGAACCTCTGTGATTTATTTCAAGTGACTGAGGTGAAGTAAATATTTGTCCTCAGCCTGTGAGATGTCACAACGGAATGAATGCAGAACACGGGTTGAATTCACCTGCAATAAAGCAAATGTTAATGAAAAAGATTATACAAAGTATGAATCAAAGCAAATCCCAAAGGTGGTCTTCAGGGAACTTAAAAGTGAGAAATCATGgatgaaaatgtgcaaaaatccagcaaagagaAACCACCTGGTAAGAATTTCTTTTTTGATAATCCAGTCATCTTATATCTgaagttttgtttattttaatttaaaatagtCAAATgcaagaaacacacaaaattttagtttagttttacttttataacatttttttctccagCCTGAAAGCACAAGTCTGACAAGTCTAATTACTAAATGATTTTCTCCTCCAAGTCTTCATTTTTGATAAGTTAAAGTTGCAATTTCCAAGAAAAGGGCAAATTcaatgaaaattaaataatttacaaCTTAAAATACAATAATTTGGATAACTCATATGATATACACCTTAATGTATTTCATTTGATTATTTGCTCGATctacctttttttccccttgtagTGAAAAGCGTATGCCTGAAGCAATTTAATCAAATTGCATACAGAACAACTAAAACCACGATCAAGTGTGATTACAAAGGAGACAACGaaccattttttttctgcaaagaGAATAACTCTGTCTGTGAGAACATGGTATCAGCAGAATCTCCTCGACAGTCAAACAGATTCACTttcacaaagacaaacagaaacttcAGCCTGTCCATCAGTAATGTGTCCTCACAGGATGAAGGTGTCTACTGGTGTGGagtgaaattaaaaaaggaGGTTGTGATCAAAAAAATACACCTGACTGTCAAAGGTGAGTAAGTCTCGTAATATCTTCCAGTTGTTGCAGTTCCCAGTTTGTATTAAGGGATGCCTAAATACTGCATGTTTGTAAGTACttgctttcttctgttttcttcagCTATTACTAATTTCACAAGATCACCAGCTGCTGGTCAGAACTTCACATACTGGTGTAAATGCGAACACGATGCCTCACCTTCAAAATCAATCTGTAAGGGAGACGATCCATCTATATGTCAGCCTCTAGTAACAACCAGTGAGCCTGATAAGAACAAGAAGTTTTTCATAAATGATAAAGACAAGACAAATATCACTGTTACAATAGTAAATGTAACAGCAGATGACAGCGGGACATACTGGTGCGGAGCGAAAAGCGACGACCAACACAGAAGTAACGCATTCTGCAACAGACTGAACTTGACTGTAGGTGAGTCACGCTGTTTTTATTCTGTGGGTGTTATCTGACCCATGTTCACAATGTACAGGATATAACAGAGCAGTAATAATTCACATGCACTTTATCTTTTAACAGCAATGTACCTTTGTCCTGATAAATTTCAGCCAATAAAAAGTCTTCCAAAGTGAAGACTTCAGATATCTGATAATAAAAACTCAATAAACCCTTTAATTTTATGTAAAGAAGCAAACCAGGAAAAGGTTACATGAGAGGAAGTGGTTTGATACAGAAGGAGCTCAAAGACAGTAAAGTGGGCGTGTTCAGCTGATAACCTTTTGTCTCATTAAGGACTGAGATTGTACAACTAATATTATGccagaaaataatttaatattatCTTTGAAATAACTACACAGAATCTTAACTGTGGGTCTGTGTGCTTACAGAACTTTCAATCTGCTCTGATTGCAGACCTGTGAGACCTGCAGTGAGTCCTGTATATGCTGCTAAAGAATCAGTTTAACTGGCTCTGTATTCTTTCATCAGCCACTTTTAGAAGTCAGTCCTATTACTCTTAAACTGGCTAACAAGCATACAGAGTACCTACAGCAATGCTgctgcatttgttttcatttcctgcACCTCTCTTTGAGCTGTGGCTGAAAATTATCAACCAAAGCTAAAAATCTGTGGTTCCAGCTTTGAGATAGGGCTTAAAGGATAGATAGACATTTACATAAGTGTGAAGAATGTCATTATCAACGGTTCTAAGTGTCCCATTGATGGCAAACTATGAACATTAGCAGGAAcctatttaaataaatgtagcaTTAATCAGTTTTTTCATGCAATTAATTTCATAACTGTTGCAttaattgtgtgtttgtgtctctgtgacAAAAAGCCATAGTTAAAAGCTAGATTAGGTCAATTTTAAAACTACTGACACAAATTTGGGAgtaaaatttattattaatgaCCTTATTTTGACAGAAGgatcaaaaaagaagaaaaaaaaccattgACCTTTAAACTGATACATTTGATCTTATTTATCAAactcattaaaataaaagtcaataAAAAATTTCAAACACTTTCATAAATTCAGCTTTCTTGaacttcatttttctttcaggGTCACCACCAACATCCACGTCTCCCATTTCATCAACTACAGCGACGActacagctgcagctgcagctgctgggAGACGTGGTGAGAGAGtacttttagtttgttttagttttgacTTTTTAATTTAAGTCAAATTCACTTTAAATTCCTCAGCATAGAAATGTGTGAGTCATAAATGTTTGTTGATGCCTTTTTAACTAATCCTgaatatgtttgtgttttatttgtcagGCGTCTCTGAGGCCATCATTTCTGTGATCGTCTGTGTGGCTGTGCTGCTTTTTGTGATACTGATGATCCTAATCTATAAACGTAAGAacatttactgtttgtttgcacaacaTTACTAGATATGCTAATTTGTACCCACAAACCACATTCATGTACTTCCTTATCTCGCACAGATGATGTCtaaaagcacagcagcaaaagtGTCTGGACATTACTTcattaaagctgaaaatcttTGCAAATTTCCACTTAAATCAGATCAAATGAAACTAAAccacaaaataacaaactttTCACTCAGTGATTCTGCTCGTTTATGttttgatgtctttgttttctgtttaacaGGATTTTCAGATTcaaaaaacacaggaaatggtGCAGCAGCATGCCGTACCAAAGAGGTTAGTGTGgaaatgttgctttttttaTGTCTCGCTGGTGTGCAGTGTAGTTTTACTGTGCAACACTTCTGCAGCAAACGAGATCAAAACCTCGTTTTCTTCCCAGTCGGTTCATCCCGGGTTCACCGTACACAGGAtctcttttctttatctggCTTCACTTCTCCAGTCTAGGTGTCAGGATGTTCAGATGAAGGAGGTGCTGTTGGCAGCATGTCACTGATCAGGAACAGTTTTAACCTCGTTCTTTCACCTGCAATCACAGGTCATGGTCATTAGTCTTTAGTTTACTGTCCTTAGACATAACCAACTCACTTAGGTCAGCAGCATAACTGACTACGGTGAGTCACATGGGTAAGTAGTAAACTGCCTGTGCAACCCTGAAACCACAGTGTTAAACCTCAGGTTACCTCAGCAAGCAAGTTTCATGGCACAGGCCTCTGATCGTGATACGTATGACAGCAAAGACTTCACCATAAACAGACAGATGTTAATGTTATTTCCACACACAACAGTTGTGTAGTCAGATGTCTCTCACATAGCCAACAATAATGATCATATTACTTCAATAAAGAAATCAAATAcactgcttttttaaaaaaacgatTTCTCATTCTTCCCCTGAAGGATTGTACCTATGAGGAGATACAGGAGCGCCTCCAGCTGCCAGACTCAGAAAATGCAACAAACACAATTTATGCCACTGTCAGCTCTCCAAACCCCGCGCCCTCGACACATTACGCTACCATTAACTTTCAAAACTCCGATGAAGCTGCTGGTGAGACAGTCAGACTCAGCTACTCTGCCTGTGAATATTCTACTGTGAAGTTTCCCAAATGTCCAACTGACTCGAGTGACACCCAACTGTACCGGCCGACCGAGGAGCCTCTCTACTCCACAGTCAACAAGCCAAGAAAATGAgatcatttatttaaagaatATAACAGATTTATATATAACAAATAATGTATTTAGTGTTTGAGTCACAGTGATTTTGTGATGGTGTTTTTGCTGTTCTGAGAGCTTAGATTTTGTTTGCCTGTGAAGATGATTATTAAAGCCTATCAGGAGGATACGGACCTGCCTCTTTCACAGGAGGAGAAGCTCACAAAG from the Oreochromis aureus strain Israel breed Guangdong linkage group 5, ZZ_aureus, whole genome shotgun sequence genome contains:
- the LOC120440162 gene encoding CMRF35-like molecule 8; protein product: MVSAESPRQSNRFTFTKTNRNFSLSISNVSSQDEGVYWCGVKLKKEVVIKKIHLTVKAITNFTRSPAAGQNFTYWCKCEHDASPSKSICKGDDPSICQPLVTTSEPDKNKKFFINDKDKTNITVTIVNVTADDSGTYWCGAKSDDQHRSNAFCNRLNLTVGSPPTSTSPISSTTATTTAAAAAAGRRGVSEAIISVIVCVAVLLFVILMILIYKRFSDSKNTGNGAAACRTKEDCTYEEIQERLQLPDSENATNTIYATVSSPNPAPSTHYATINFQNSDEAAGETVRLSYSACEYSTVKFPKCPTDSSDTQLYRPTEEPLYSTVNKPRK